A stretch of the Leopardus geoffroyi isolate Oge1 chromosome B2, O.geoffroyi_Oge1_pat1.0, whole genome shotgun sequence genome encodes the following:
- the SOX4 gene encoding LOW QUALITY PROTEIN: transcription factor SOX-4 (The sequence of the model RefSeq protein was modified relative to this genomic sequence to represent the inferred CDS: deleted 1 base in 1 codon) codes for MVQQTNNAENTEALLAGESSDSGAGLELGIASSPTPGSTASTGGKADDPSWCKTPSGHIKRPMNAFMVWSQIERRKIMEQSPDMHNAEISKRLGKRWKLLKDSDKIPFIREAERLRLKHMADYPDYKYRPRKKVKSGNANSSASAAASSKPGEKGDKVGGGGGHGGGGGGGGGSGNAGGGGGGASGGGANSKPAQKKSCGSKVAGGAGGGVSKPHAKLILAGGGGKAAAAGASSSFAAEQAGAAALLPLGAAAAAADHHSLYKARTPSAAASASAAASAAPGLAAPGKHLADKKVKRVYLFGGLGASSSPAGGVGAGADPSDPLGLYEEGGAGCSPDGPSLSGRSSAASSPAAGRSPADHRSYASLRAASPAPSSAPSHASSSASSHSSSSSSSGSSSSDDEFEDDLLDLNPSSNFESMSLGSFSSSSALDRDLDFNFEPGSGSHFEFPDYCTPEVSEMISGDWLESSISNLVFTY; via the exons ATGGTGCAGCAAACCAACAACGCCGAGAACACGGAAGCGCTGCTGGCGGGCGAGAGCTCGGACTCGGGCGCCGGCCTCGAGCTGGGCATCGCCTCCTCCCCCACGCCCGGCTCCACCGCCTCCACGGGCGGCAAGGCCGACGACCCGAGCTGGTGCAAGACGCCGAGCGGGCACATCAAGCGACCCATGAACGCCTTCATGGTGTGGTCGCAGATCGAGCGGCGCAAGATCATGGAGCAGTCGCCCGACATGCACAACGCCGAGATCTCCAAGCGGCTGGGCAAACGCTGGAAGCTGCTCAAAGACAGCGACAAGATCCCTTTCATTCGGGAGGCGGAGCGGCTGCGCCTCAAGCACATGGCTGACTACCCCGACTACAAGTACCGGCCCAGGAAGAAGGTGAAGTCCGGCAACGCCAACTCCAGCGCCTCGGCCGCCGCCTCCTCCAAGCCGGGGGAGAAGGGAGACAAGGTCGGTGGCGGGGGCGGCcacgggggcggcggcggcggcggcggcgggagcggcAACGCggggggaggaggcggcggcgcgAGCGGCGGCGGCGCCAACTCCAAACCCGCGCAGAAAAAGAGCTGCGGCTCCAAAGtggcgggcggcgcgggcggcggggtCAGCAAGCCGCACGCCAAGCTCATCCTGGCGGGCGGCGGCGGGAAGGCGGCGGCCGCGGGCGCCTCCTCCTCCTTCGCGGCCGAGCAGGCGGGGGCCGCTGCCCTGCTGCCCCTGggcgccgccgcggccgccgccgacCACCACTCGCTGTACAAGGCGCGGACTCCCAGCGCGGCCGCCTCGGCCTCCGCGGCCGCCTCCGCCGCGCCGGGCCTGGCGGCCCCGGGCAAGCACCTGGCCGACAAGAAGGTGAAGCGCGTCTACCTGTTCGGAGGCCTGGGCGCGTCCTCGTCGCCCGCGGGCGGCGTGGGCGCGGGCGCCGACCCCAGCGACCCCCTGGGCCTGTACGAGGAG GGGGGCGCGGGCTGCTCGCCCGACGGGCCGAGCCTGAGCGGCCGCAGCAGCGCCGCGTCGTCGCCGGCCGCCGGCCGCTCGCCCGCCGACCACCGCAGCTACGCCAGCCTGCGCGCCGCCTCGCCCGCCCCGTCCAGCGCGCCGTCGCACGCGTCCTCGTCGGCCTCGTCCCACTCGTCGTCGTCCTCGTCGTCGGGCTCCTCGTCCTCCGACGACGAGTTCGAAGACGACCTGCTCGACCTGAACCCCAGCTCAAACTTTGAGAGCATGTCCCTGGGCAGCTTCAGCTCGTCGTCGGCGCTGGACCGGGACCTGGATTTTAACTTCGAGCCCGGCTCCGGCTCGCACTTCGAGTTCCCGGACTACTGCACGCCCGAGGTGAGCGAGATGATCTCGGGAGACTGGCTGGAGTCCAGCATCTCCAACCTGGTCTTCACCTACTGA